The Streptomyces sp. A2-16 sequence GACCAGGCCCGGATCCGCGCACCGGCCGCGCAGCCGGGCCGACAGCCAGGGCGCGTACCGCCGGTACAGCTCCTCGAAGGCGCGCCGGTCCCCGTCCGCGGCGATGGCCCGCAGCAGATCTCCGTCGCTTCTCGTTTCCCTCACGCTCCCTCATCGAACGAGCCCGGCCGACCGGTTCATCCAGCGACAAAGAAATCACGCTTGACTTTCCGGACCCCCTTCCATCACCCTTTCACTACTCAATTAGTGAAAGGGTGGTTGTCCGCGTGGTCGAGTACCGCATCGACCGGCGCTCCGGCGTCGCCACCTACATGCAGATCGTCCAGCAGACCAAGCAGGCCCTCCGGCTGGGCCTCATCGAACCCGGCGACAAGCTCCCCACGGCCCGCGAGGTCGTGGAGGCCACCGCCATCAATCCGAACACCGTGCTCAAGGCGTACCGCGAACTGGAGCGGGAGGGCCTGGTCGAGGCCCGCCGCGGCCTCGGCACCTTCGTCCGCAGGACGCTCGGCACCGCCGTCCAGGCCGCCGACACCCCCCTGCGTGCCGAGCTCGAGGACTGGGCCGCACGCGCCCGGTCCGCGGGCCTGGGGCGCGAGGACGTCGACGCGTTCTTCACCGCCGTACTCGACGAGCATTTCCCGAAGGGGGACCAGTGAGTTCCACCAGCACCACCCCGGCCGTCGCCCTGGAGGCGTCCGGCCTGGGCAAGCGGTACGGCAGGCGGGCCGCGGCCCTCGACGGCTGCTCCTTCCGGCTGCCCGCGGGCCGCATCAGCGCGCTGGTCGGCCCCAACGGCGCCGGAAAGTCCACCCTCCTCGCGATAGCCGCGGGACTGCTGCGACCCACCTCCGGCACGCTCACCGTCCTCGGCCAGGGGCCGGGCGAGGCCCGCGACCGGATCGCCTACCTCGCCCAGAACAAGCCGCTGTACCCCCAGCTGACCATCACCGAGACCCTGCGCATGGGCGCCGAGCTCAACCCGGCCCGCTGGGACGCCGACCGCGCCTCACGGATCGTGGAGCAGGGCGGCCTTGACCCGAAGGCCCGCATCCGCGGCCTCTCCGGCGGCCAGCGCACCCGCGTCGCCCTCGCCCTGGCGCTCGGCAAGCGCCCCGATCTGATGCTCCTCGACGAGCCGATGGCCGACCTCGACCCGCTCGCCCGGCACGAGCTGATGGGCACCCTGATGGCGGACACCGCCGAACGCGGCACCACGGTGCTGATCTCCTCGCACATCGTCGCCGAGCTCGCCGACGCCTGTGACCACCTGCTGCTCCTGGGCGGCGGCCGGGTCCGGCTCGGCGGCGGCATCGACGACCTGCTCGCCGCGCACACCCTGGTGACCGGCCGCGGCACCCCCGCCGACCTGGCCCCGCACACGGTGGTCGAGTCCCGCACCGCGGGCCGCGGCCTGACCGCCCTGATCCGCCGCGACGGCCCCGTCGGCGAGGGCTGGGCGACCGAGGAGCCCTCGCTGGAAGAGCTGCTGCTGGCCCACCTGCGCGCCCCCGACGCCCCCGCCCTGCTCACCCCGGGCACCACCGCGGCCCCCGAGGCGGTGACGGCATGAGCACCACGACCCTCGAAAAGGCACCGCGGGCGGCCGTCCGACGGACCCCGCGCGGCCCGGTCCCCACCGTCCTGCGCCTGCACCGCACCGCCCTGTGGATCTGGCTCA is a genomic window containing:
- a CDS encoding GntR family transcriptional regulator; translation: MVEYRIDRRSGVATYMQIVQQTKQALRLGLIEPGDKLPTAREVVEATAINPNTVLKAYRELEREGLVEARRGLGTFVRRTLGTAVQAADTPLRAELEDWAARARSAGLGREDVDAFFTAVLDEHFPKGDQ
- a CDS encoding ABC transporter ATP-binding protein, with amino-acid sequence MSSTSTTPAVALEASGLGKRYGRRAAALDGCSFRLPAGRISALVGPNGAGKSTLLAIAAGLLRPTSGTLTVLGQGPGEARDRIAYLAQNKPLYPQLTITETLRMGAELNPARWDADRASRIVEQGGLDPKARIRGLSGGQRTRVALALALGKRPDLMLLDEPMADLDPLARHELMGTLMADTAERGTTVLISSHIVAELADACDHLLLLGGGRVRLGGGIDDLLAAHTLVTGRGTPADLAPHTVVESRTAGRGLTALIRRDGPVGEGWATEEPSLEELLLAHLRAPDAPALLTPGTTAAPEAVTA